From the Prunus dulcis chromosome 4, ALMONDv2, whole genome shotgun sequence genome, one window contains:
- the LOC117624572 gene encoding E3 ubiquitin-protein ligase RGLG3 isoform X1 — protein sequence MGNGESTYTDGSYDDSLRELPSHAGTSMDSNRQPKQQSAYIADNFNSLDQVISSLREAGLESSNLILGIDFTKSNEWTGRYSFHRKSLHAIGSTPNPYEQAISIIGRTLSPFDEDNIIPCFGFGDASTHDQCVFSFHPEGRYCHGFEEALARYREIVPLLKLSGPTSFAPIIDAAIDIVENSNGQYHVLVIIADGQVTRSPDTPPGRLSQQEQATVNSIVAASQYPLSIILVGVGDGPWDAMQKFDDNIPQRSFDNFQFVNFTKIMSENTDTSKKEAAFALAALMEIPYQYRATQSLHFVNREPVGGPRTRPLPPPREVINHDNAVKSIPQITNVQKVEPTAPVAPVEPVCPICLTNPKDMAFGCGHTTCKDCGLSLLSCPLCREPISTRLRLYT from the exons ATGGGGAATGGGGAATCTACATATACTGATGGTTCTTATGATGATTCTCTTCGTGAACTACCTTCCCATGCAGGGACTTCAATGGATTCTAATCGTCAACCGAAGCAACAATCCGCATACATAGCCGACAATTTTAACTCTTTGGATCAG GTTATTTCATCATTGAGAGAAGCCGGCCTTGAATCATCAAATTTAATACTTGGTATCGACTTCACAAAGAGCAATGAATGGACAG GAAGATATTCATTCCATAGGAAAAGCCTTCATGCAATTGGTAGCACGCCTAATCCTTACGAGCAAGCAATCTCTATAATTGGCCGTACTTTGTCTCCTTTCGATGAAGATAATATAATACCttgttttggatttggtgATG CATCAACACATGATCAATGCGTGTTCAGTTTTCATCCTGAGGGCCGATATTGTCATGGTTTCGAGGAAGCTCTTGCACGATATAGGGAGATTGTTCCGTTATTAAAGTTATCAG GTCCTACCTCATTTGCCCCAATAATTGATGCGGCAATTGACATTGTTGAAAACAGCAATGGGCAATACCATGTTCTTGTCATTATTGCAGATGGACAG GTTACCAGGAGCCCTGATACTCCTCCTGGAAGACTCAGTCAGCAAGAACAAGCAACTGTAAATTCCATTGTTGCTGCTAG TCAATATCCTCTCTCAATTATCTTGGTTGGAGTTGGAGATGGACCATGGGATGCAATGCAGAAATTTGACGATAACATTCCTCAGCGCTCATTTGACAACTTCCAG TTTGTCAACTTCACCAAAATCATGTCAGAGAACACAGATACATCAAAGAAGGAAGCCGCCTTTGCACTTGCTGCCCTCATGGAAATTCCATATCAGTACAGAGCCACCCAAAGTCTTCATTTTGTCAA TCGTGAACCAGTAGGTGGTCCTCGTACAAGGCCACTTCCACCTCCACGTGAAGTGATTAATCATGATAATGCAGTTAAATCAATCCCACAAATTACAAACGTGCAGAAAGTCGAGCCAACAGCTCCTGTAGCTCCTGTGGAACCT GTCTGTCCCATTTGCCTGACAAATCCAAAGGATATGGCTTTCGGATGTGGTCATACA aCATGCAAGGATTGTGGGCTGAGTCTTCTTTCATGCCCTTTGTGTCGAGAACCCATATCAACACGCCTGAGACTATATACTTGA
- the LOC117626056 gene encoding 60S ribosomal export protein NMD3-like — MAEEAGMFMVHQTVGSVLCCKCGIPMVPNAANMCVKCLRSEVDITEGLQKHVTIIHCPECNCYLQPPRTWIKAQLESKELLTFCVKRLKNLNKVRLVHAEFIWTEPHSKRIKVKLKVQKEVLNGAILEQSYVVEYVQQEHMCESCSRVQANPDQWVASVQLRQHVSHRRTFFYLEQLILRHGAAASAIKIKQMEQGIDFFFANRSHGVKFVEFVGKVAPVRSRSDKQLVSHDSKSNNYNYKHTFSVEISPICREDLICLPPKVRSSLGNLGPLVICTKVTNSIALFDPFTLRHCFLDTDQYWRYSFKSLHTSRELVEYIVLDLEIISPEVNVGGSRLALADAQVARVSDFGKNDTIFNIKTHLGHLLNPGDYALGYDLYGANSNDDELEKYKGLVIPDAILIKKSYEEKRQKKHAKARPWKLKSLGMEVDDKAKVDQEKVDSEYEQFLKDLEENPEMRLNISLYHNEEYQPSEMASMTDGEDAPSVPLEELLADLELRDNEDEDDSSMRE, encoded by the coding sequence ATGGCTGAAGAGGCAGGTATGTTTATGGTTCATCAAACTGTTGGCAGTGTACTATGTTGCAAATGCGGTATCCCCATGGTACCAAATGCTGCCAATATGTGTGTCAAGTGTTTGCGCTCTGAAGTTGATATTACGGAAGGTTTGCAGAAGCATGTGACCATTATTCATTGTCCAGAGTGTAATTGCTACTTGCAGCCTCCAAGAACTTGGATCAAAGCCCAATTAGAATCAAAGGAGCTGCTAACCTTCTGTGTTAAGAGATTGAAGAATTTGAATAAAGTTAGGCTAGTTCATGCCGAATTTATTTGGACTGAACCTCACTCCAAGAGGATCAAGGTTAAGTTGAAAGTTCAGAAGGAGGTTCTTAATGGAGCAATACTTGAACAATCATATGTTGTAGAGTATGTTCAACAAGAGCATATGTGTGAGTCTTGTTCAAGGGTTCAGGCCAATCCTGACCAGTGGGTTGCATCTGTGCAACTCCGCCAGCATGTTTCTCACCGACGCACGTTTTTCTATCTGGAGCAGCTGATCCTGAGGCATGGTGCTGCTGCTAGTGCCATAAAAATAAAGCAGATGGAACAAGGTATTGACTTCTTTTTTGCAAACCGGAGTCATGGTGTGAAATTTGTGGAATTTGTTGGTAAAGTTGCTCCAGTAAGGAGTCGCAGTGACAAACAGCTTGTTTCCCATGATTCTAAAagtaataattataattataagcATACATTCTCAGTTGAGATAAGCCCCATTTGCCGTGAAGATTTGATTTGTCTGCCTCCCAAGGTCAGGTCCAGTTTGGGAAACCTCGGTCCTCTTGTGATCTGCACTAAAGTGACCAACAGTATTGCTTTGTTTGATCCTTTCACCCTGAGACATTGTTTCCTTGATACTGATCAGTATTGGAGGTATTCCTTTAAATCTCTACATACAAGCAGGGAGCTAGTGGAGTATATAGTGCTTGATTTGGAGATTATTTCGCCCGAAGTTAATGTTGGTGGCTCAAGGTTAGCTTTAGCTGATGCACAAGTTGCTCGTGTCTCTGACTTTGGGAAGAATGATACTATTTTCAACATAAAAACACATCTTGGCCATCTTTTAAACCCCGGGGATTATGCTCTTGGTTACGACTTATATGGGGCTAACAGTAATGACGATGAACTAGAGAAGTACAAGGGTCTAGTCATTCCTGATGCAATTTTAATAAAGAAGAGCTACGAAGAAAAGCGACAGAAGAAGCACGCGAAGGCTCGCCCATGGAAACTTAAATCCCTTGGCATGGAAGTTGATGATAAAGCTAAAGTTGATCAAGAAAAGGTGGACTCTGAGTATGAGCAGTTCTTGAAGGATCTGGAGGAGAACCCTGAGATGAGGTTGAATATATCATTATACCATAATGAAGAATACCAGCCGTCAGAAATGGCATCCATGACTGATGGGGAAGATGCACCTTCTGTCCCACTTGAAGAGTTGCTTGCTGACCTTGAACTGCGTGATAACGAGGATGAGGATGATAGTAGCATGAGGGagtaa
- the LOC117624572 gene encoding E3 ubiquitin-protein ligase RGLG3 isoform X2 encodes MDSNRQPKQQSAYIADNFNSLDQVISSLREAGLESSNLILGIDFTKSNEWTGRYSFHRKSLHAIGSTPNPYEQAISIIGRTLSPFDEDNIIPCFGFGDASTHDQCVFSFHPEGRYCHGFEEALARYREIVPLLKLSGPTSFAPIIDAAIDIVENSNGQYHVLVIIADGQVTRSPDTPPGRLSQQEQATVNSIVAASQYPLSIILVGVGDGPWDAMQKFDDNIPQRSFDNFQFVNFTKIMSENTDTSKKEAAFALAALMEIPYQYRATQSLHFVNREPVGGPRTRPLPPPREVINHDNAVKSIPQITNVQKVEPTAPVAPVEPVCPICLTNPKDMAFGCGHTTCKDCGLSLLSCPLCREPISTRLRLYT; translated from the exons ATGGATTCTAATCGTCAACCGAAGCAACAATCCGCATACATAGCCGACAATTTTAACTCTTTGGATCAG GTTATTTCATCATTGAGAGAAGCCGGCCTTGAATCATCAAATTTAATACTTGGTATCGACTTCACAAAGAGCAATGAATGGACAG GAAGATATTCATTCCATAGGAAAAGCCTTCATGCAATTGGTAGCACGCCTAATCCTTACGAGCAAGCAATCTCTATAATTGGCCGTACTTTGTCTCCTTTCGATGAAGATAATATAATACCttgttttggatttggtgATG CATCAACACATGATCAATGCGTGTTCAGTTTTCATCCTGAGGGCCGATATTGTCATGGTTTCGAGGAAGCTCTTGCACGATATAGGGAGATTGTTCCGTTATTAAAGTTATCAG GTCCTACCTCATTTGCCCCAATAATTGATGCGGCAATTGACATTGTTGAAAACAGCAATGGGCAATACCATGTTCTTGTCATTATTGCAGATGGACAG GTTACCAGGAGCCCTGATACTCCTCCTGGAAGACTCAGTCAGCAAGAACAAGCAACTGTAAATTCCATTGTTGCTGCTAG TCAATATCCTCTCTCAATTATCTTGGTTGGAGTTGGAGATGGACCATGGGATGCAATGCAGAAATTTGACGATAACATTCCTCAGCGCTCATTTGACAACTTCCAG TTTGTCAACTTCACCAAAATCATGTCAGAGAACACAGATACATCAAAGAAGGAAGCCGCCTTTGCACTTGCTGCCCTCATGGAAATTCCATATCAGTACAGAGCCACCCAAAGTCTTCATTTTGTCAA TCGTGAACCAGTAGGTGGTCCTCGTACAAGGCCACTTCCACCTCCACGTGAAGTGATTAATCATGATAATGCAGTTAAATCAATCCCACAAATTACAAACGTGCAGAAAGTCGAGCCAACAGCTCCTGTAGCTCCTGTGGAACCT GTCTGTCCCATTTGCCTGACAAATCCAAAGGATATGGCTTTCGGATGTGGTCATACA aCATGCAAGGATTGTGGGCTGAGTCTTCTTTCATGCCCTTTGTGTCGAGAACCCATATCAACACGCCTGAGACTATATACTTGA